CGACGATGCCGAATGTGCTGTCGAATGTCTGTATGCTTGCGTTGTCGAAGGCATATGCGGTGATGATTGAAACGGAGACGCCCGAACCGCTGTACCCGTTCCTGTACGCTTGTGTGAAGTTGTATGCTGCGTGGATTGTTGCCGGATTGTAAGGTGGTGTTGGATTGAGACCTGTTGGGGGAGAATAGAGAGAGGACTGAGAGTGAACCGCTCCGAGCATAGGATGAGCGGCCTGAACGTAGTCCTGCAGACCCTGTACTCCGCTTATCAGTGAAGCAATACCGGCAGGAAGCGTAACCATACCGCCTGCAGCATAATATTCATGGCCGTCAATGTTGAATGAGTATGGCGTTACATCGAAGGCTGCGTGCAATTCGGCCGGCGTTGCAGACGCTGCAATCAGGAGTCTGTTTTGTGAAACGTGAGTGACATTCATGCCGAAACTTTCCAGATAAGCTGTCACTGTTGACACTTCCCCCGAAGACGGTGAAAATAACGAATCAAACCTGGCAGGAGAAAGCCACTTGTGGTATTGAGTGCTCCCTGGAGTCGATTGCGATCGAATCAGGGACGACAGACTTGCCTGGTGCCTCAGATTGAGTGACATGAGTATGCTTACAGTTCCTCTGTTCATGGTATGAATATTATGAGCTCCTGCGGGTATGACCAGTGTGTCTGAGGGCACAGGCAAGCGGTACTGCGTATTGGAGGATGCAGTCACGGGTGCCATTTGCAGAAGTGAAATTGAAATTAACGCCACAGTTATGAGGGCTGAAGCACATTTCTTCATTGTTCGTCCCAATTTTAAGTAAGTATTAATTTATTTTGCGTTTCATTATCGGGAAATATAACTTACTGTGCTGCCTTTTGCCAATATGCCGTGGCTGGACAGCCAAGCTATTTAAGTTTGCTGACGGATAAACGCGCCGGACAAATCGCAAGACTTAATACAGAGTTCACCATAAATTCCGATGAGGCAGGACGATGGCAACCGAAGAAGATGTTCTGGAAGTACTGAGAGAGTGTTACGATCCTGAAATACCGATAAACATCGTTGATCTCGGCCTGGTCTACGAAGTATCGATAAACGATTCGAAAGTATCGGTAAAGATGACGCTCACTGCGCCCGGCTGCCCTGTCAGCGGCATGCTCAAGGACGATGTTACTTCCAAGCTTCTCTCCATAGAGGGTGTGAAGGAAGCGGAAGTGGATATAGTGTGGGAGCCCGTCTGGACGCCTGAGAAGATGTCCGAAGACGCGAAGAAACAGCTTGGCTGGATGACCTGAGATTCCCTGTCTTTCCCTGTTTTTGCTTTCCGATTTCCAGTCAGAAGTTCATGCCGTACTTGGCCGCCGTTTTGTTGACTTCCTTTTCCGGCCATTTGTAAAATTCCTTTTTGGAGACGGACACTACGTCGATTCCATTCCCAGTGGCGGCGTCTCGCTTAAGCGCAGAGCACAGGGCACGAATTGCCAGGTCGAAACCGTCCTCTTGCGATAACTCAGTGCTCCTGTACCTGTCTTCCATGACACCGTACACATATGGGGAGCCTGAGCCCACGGATATGAAATCATCCTCTTCAGAGCCGCCTGCAGGATCGACCGAATAGACGTGAGAGCCGGTTCTGTCAACGCCTGCCACGATCGGAAAAGTGTATTCAGGATAAAATTTAGTCTGATTGAGCATGTTTGCCAGGAGGGTGGATATGCCGCCTACGCTAATCTCCGTGCCGTTCTTGAATCTGAAGATATTGCTCTCGGCCTGGAGAACACGAATGACATGCTGGCTGTCACCCAGACCGCCGGCTATCGTCGCAACGATATGTTCGCTTATTCTGTGCAGCTTCGTAGTCGTTTTTGAACTTATCATTGTAT
The Candidatus Sysuiplasma acidicola genome window above contains:
- a CDS encoding proteasome subunit beta, whose protein sequence is MQNSVQTTGTTTLGFKWSEGVIVATDRRATMDTMISSKTTTKLHRISEHIVATIAGGLGDSQHVIRVLQAESNIFRFKNGTEISVGGISTLLANMLNQTKFYPEYTFPIVAGVDRTGSHVYSVDPAGGSEEDDFISVGSGSPYVYGVMEDRYRSTELSQEDGFDLAIRALCSALKRDAATGNGIDVVSVSKKEFYKWPEKEVNKTAAKYGMNF
- a CDS encoding DUF59 domain-containing protein, giving the protein MATEEDVLEVLRECYDPEIPINIVDLGLVYEVSINDSKVSVKMTLTAPGCPVSGMLKDDVTSKLLSIEGVKEAEVDIVWEPVWTPEKMSEDAKKQLGWMT